A section of the Serratia liquefaciens ATCC 27592 genome encodes:
- the cpxP gene encoding cell-envelope stress modulator CpxP produces MRKVTALVMASMLAIGSTAAFAADTTSETAPTPGNDATTRTPGQHHMFDGVSLTEQQRQQMRDLMRQARHDLPGVNVAEMEAMHKLVTADKFDEAAVYAQAEQMAQQQVKRQVEMARVRNQMYNLLTPQQKSVLDQKHQQRMQQMEQQISGLQQTSAQKLSTTE; encoded by the coding sequence ATGCGTAAGGTGACCGCATTAGTTATGGCATCAATGCTGGCAATAGGTTCTACCGCTGCGTTCGCTGCCGACACTACATCGGAAACTGCACCGACTCCCGGAAACGATGCGACCACCAGAACACCTGGCCAACACCACATGTTTGACGGTGTCAGCCTGACTGAGCAACAGCGCCAGCAAATGCGCGATTTAATGCGCCAGGCGCGCCACGATCTGCCAGGTGTCAATGTAGCTGAAATGGAAGCCATGCATAAGCTGGTGACCGCAGACAAATTTGATGAAGCCGCCGTGTATGCCCAGGCGGAACAGATGGCCCAGCAGCAGGTTAAGCGTCAGGTCGAAATGGCTCGGGTACGCAACCAAATGTATAACCTGCTGACGCCACAGCAAAAAAGCGTTTTAGACCAGAAACATCAGCAGCGCATGCAGCAGATGGAGCAACAGATTTCTGGTTTGCAGCAAACTTCTGCCCAGAAGTTAAGTACGACTGAGTAG
- the cpxR gene encoding envelope stress response regulator transcription factor CpxR, with protein sequence MNKILLVDDDRELTSLLKELLEMEGFTIVVAYDGEQALSLLDSSIDLLLLDIMMPKKNGIDTLKELRQHHQTPVIMLTARGSELDRVLGLELGADDYLPKPFNDRELVARIRAILRRSNWSEQQQNVDTGAPTLDVDGLQLNPGRQEASFDGQTLDLTGTEFTLLYLLAQHLGQVVSRELLSQEVLGKRLTPFDRAIDMHISNLRRKLPNRKDGHPWFKTLRGRGYLMVSAT encoded by the coding sequence ATGAATAAAATTCTGTTAGTTGACGACGACCGCGAGCTGACCTCGCTGTTAAAAGAACTGCTTGAAATGGAAGGCTTTACCATCGTGGTTGCTTACGATGGCGAACAGGCGTTGTCGCTACTGGACAGCTCCATCGATCTGCTACTGCTCGATATCATGATGCCGAAGAAAAACGGTATCGATACGTTGAAAGAGCTGCGTCAGCATCACCAGACGCCGGTCATCATGCTGACCGCCCGCGGCAGTGAACTTGACCGCGTTTTGGGCCTGGAACTGGGCGCCGATGACTACCTGCCAAAACCCTTTAACGATCGCGAACTGGTGGCACGTATCCGCGCAATTCTGCGCCGTTCCAACTGGAGCGAACAACAGCAGAATGTCGATACCGGCGCACCAACGCTGGATGTAGACGGCCTGCAGCTCAACCCGGGTCGCCAGGAAGCCAGCTTCGACGGCCAAACGCTGGATCTCACCGGCACCGAATTTACCCTGCTGTACCTGCTGGCGCAGCACCTTGGTCAAGTGGTGTCACGCGAACTGCTGAGCCAGGAAGTACTGGGTAAACGACTGACGCCTTTTGATCGCGCTATCGATATGCACATCTCCAACCTGCGACGTAAGCTGCCGAACCGCAAAGACGGTCATCCGTGGTTCAAAACGCTGCGTGGTCGGGGTTACTTAATGGTATCTGCAACATGA